A genomic region of Exiguobacterium sp. Helios contains the following coding sequences:
- the alsS gene encoding acetolactate synthase AlsS produces MIEKQNSESEELVQKKTGADLVVDTLIEQGVDYIFGIPGAKIDSVFNVLQDRGPELIVARHEQNAAFMAQAIGRLTDKPGVVLVTSGPGASNLATGLVTANSEGDPVVAIAGAVTRADRLKRTHQSMDNQALFKPITNFSAEVQDADNIPEVLSNAFRTAETTSGAAFVSIPQDVGLNEANVTSFKAVQTPKLGIAPEEWIDETATLIEQAKLPVLLLGMRSSQPRVVEAIRALLTRVSIPVVQTFQAAGTLSRELESNFYGRVGLFRNQPGDALLAEADLVLSIGYDPIGYDPKFWNQPSQERTLIHLDQMRAEIDHFYRPDRELVGDVAATINALSERLNALTLPESSTEFLRGLQQRLEERDIPPIVKDSPLTHPLYFMKTLREQIADDVTVTVDVGSHYIWMARHFRSYEPRHLLFSNGMQTLGVALPWAIAATLVRPGKKAVSISGDGGFLFSAMELETAVRLNAPLVHFVWRDSGFDMVAFQQEMKYNRKSGTSFGEVDLVKYAESFGAKGLRVNHPSELISVMEEAWQTDGPVIVDVPIDYSDNITLGKEVHLDQLN; encoded by the coding sequence ATGATTGAAAAACAAAACAGTGAATCAGAAGAATTAGTACAGAAGAAAACAGGGGCCGATTTGGTCGTGGATACTCTCATCGAACAGGGTGTCGATTACATTTTCGGAATTCCTGGAGCTAAAATTGATTCTGTCTTTAACGTTTTGCAAGACCGCGGACCAGAACTGATCGTCGCACGTCATGAGCAGAACGCTGCTTTCATGGCGCAGGCGATCGGTCGCTTGACGGATAAACCCGGTGTGGTTCTTGTCACGTCAGGACCAGGTGCTTCGAATCTTGCGACCGGTCTTGTCACGGCAAACTCTGAAGGCGATCCTGTCGTCGCGATTGCCGGCGCCGTCACAAGAGCTGATCGTTTGAAACGAACACATCAATCGATGGATAACCAAGCACTGTTCAAACCGATCACGAACTTCAGTGCTGAAGTTCAAGATGCTGACAACATTCCCGAAGTGTTATCCAATGCTTTCCGGACGGCCGAAACGACATCAGGTGCTGCGTTCGTCAGCATTCCGCAAGATGTCGGATTAAATGAAGCAAACGTCACTTCGTTTAAAGCCGTCCAAACCCCTAAACTCGGAATTGCACCGGAAGAATGGATCGATGAGACAGCTACCTTAATCGAACAAGCGAAATTACCGGTCTTATTACTTGGTATGCGTTCAAGTCAACCCCGTGTCGTCGAAGCAATCCGTGCTTTGTTAACACGCGTTTCGATTCCAGTCGTTCAGACATTCCAAGCGGCCGGCACACTGTCGCGCGAGCTTGAATCCAATTTTTATGGCCGAGTCGGTCTTTTCCGTAACCAACCGGGAGATGCTTTGCTTGCTGAAGCCGATCTTGTCTTGTCGATCGGATACGATCCAATTGGGTACGATCCGAAATTCTGGAATCAACCGTCTCAGGAGCGGACATTAATCCACCTCGATCAAATGCGGGCTGAAATTGATCATTTCTATCGTCCTGACCGCGAGCTTGTCGGTGATGTCGCAGCAACCATCAATGCTTTATCAGAACGGTTAAACGCATTGACACTTCCAGAAAGTTCAACTGAGTTTTTACGTGGTCTTCAACAACGGTTGGAAGAACGGGACATCCCGCCAATCGTCAAAGACTCGCCACTCACTCATCCGCTTTACTTTATGAAAACGTTACGCGAACAAATTGCTGACGATGTGACGGTCACAGTCGATGTCGGTTCACATTATATTTGGATGGCGCGTCACTTCCGTTCGTATGAACCACGTCACCTTCTATTCAGTAACGGGATGCAGACGCTTGGTGTTGCATTACCATGGGCGATTGCGGCGACACTCGTTCGTCCCGGTAAAAAAGCCGTCTCGATTTCCGGAGATGGCGGCTTCCTCTTTTCTGCAATGGAACTGGAGACGGCAGTCCGTCTGAATGCCCCGCTCGTCCATTTCGTCTGGCGTGACAGCGGCTTTGATATGGTAGCATTCCAGCAGGAAATGAAGTACAACCGAAAATCCGGTACATCGTTCGGTGAAGTCGATTTAGTGAAATATGCTGAAAGTTTTGGTGCAAAAGGACTTCGTGTCAATCATCCGTCAGAGCTCATCTCGGTCATGGAAGAAGCATGGCAAACAGACGGTCCTGTAATCGTTGATGTCCCGATTGACTACAGCGATAACATTACACTCGGCAAAGAGGTACACTTGGATCAACTGAACTGA